One Motilibacter aurantiacus genomic region harbors:
- a CDS encoding TraM recognition domain-containing protein encodes MAGKAALRAQDTGERVWVFDPQGIAHAPRTWWWNPLAAVNSVEEAERLASHFVLTVEGKDGDIWGPAGASLLSTLIMAAKVSGGTLLDVYTWLNDDSDPTPGTLLKQHGHPLLAKEFEGTRTMAHETRASVYFTARTATKCLRNPQITSWVTPPLPGEDVEEIDTAAFPLSRQTLYLLSKDGGGSAAPLVAALTDRMMREGVHAAELRGGRLDPPMMVLLDEAANICRIGDLPSLYSHLGSRGVIPLTILQSYAQGVGVWGDTGMKALWGAATVKVIGSGIDDASFAEDLSRLIGDHDVTVASVSYSDGRRTRSRSPQQRRVLPASEIRALPKGRVLVMTTGAKPAMLRAALVRGAARRADRRRREGGRGRAGRRGPPRRRSGPASTGRHGRPRRRGAAMSEEQGYDPGADFGPPPPADLTEAGRRIVALEAALEYVTELLAASAEGAVPAAAGAGGPVDDEEWEPYYGSLEEWVTDLFIVAFPRNVGQQNKWCPQWWDHAEAIMRLEVLWRSWEGARLDPVNGMAAWMAQQLDHHLPILLSPDGPFGQCTPDRHLAYKPLPVKPPPRGWFREPPEHAGDVA; translated from the coding sequence GTGGCCGGGAAGGCAGCACTGCGCGCGCAGGACACGGGGGAGCGGGTCTGGGTGTTCGACCCCCAGGGCATCGCGCACGCCCCGCGGACCTGGTGGTGGAACCCGCTCGCCGCCGTCAACAGCGTCGAGGAGGCCGAGCGATTGGCCTCGCACTTCGTGCTGACCGTCGAGGGCAAGGACGGCGATATCTGGGGTCCGGCCGGCGCCTCTCTGCTGTCGACGCTGATCATGGCAGCGAAGGTGTCCGGCGGGACGCTGCTCGACGTCTACACCTGGCTCAACGACGACTCCGACCCGACGCCGGGCACGCTGCTCAAGCAGCACGGGCACCCGCTGTTGGCCAAGGAGTTCGAGGGCACCCGAACGATGGCGCACGAGACGCGCGCCTCGGTCTACTTCACCGCCCGCACGGCGACCAAGTGCCTGCGCAACCCGCAGATCACGTCCTGGGTGACGCCTCCGCTGCCCGGCGAGGACGTCGAGGAGATCGACACCGCCGCGTTCCCGCTGTCTCGGCAGACGCTCTACCTACTGTCCAAGGACGGCGGCGGCTCGGCCGCCCCTCTTGTGGCCGCTCTGACAGACCGGATGATGCGTGAGGGCGTGCACGCCGCCGAGCTGCGCGGCGGTCGGCTCGACCCGCCGATGATGGTGCTGCTCGACGAGGCCGCGAACATCTGCCGTATCGGCGACCTGCCCTCGCTCTACTCGCACCTGGGCAGCCGCGGCGTGATCCCGCTGACGATCCTGCAGTCGTACGCCCAGGGCGTTGGGGTCTGGGGCGACACCGGCATGAAGGCGCTCTGGGGCGCGGCGACGGTCAAGGTCATCGGCTCCGGCATCGACGACGCCTCGTTCGCGGAGGACCTGTCCCGGTTGATCGGCGACCACGACGTGACCGTGGCGTCGGTGTCCTACTCCGACGGTCGCCGCACGCGGTCCCGGTCCCCGCAGCAGCGGCGCGTCCTGCCCGCCTCGGAGATCCGCGCCCTGCCCAAGGGCCGCGTCCTGGTGATGACGACCGGCGCCAAGCCGGCGATGCTGCGCGCTGCCCTGGTACGAGGGGCCGCGCGCCGAGCAGATCGGCGCCGCCGCGAAGGCGGCCGAGGCCGAGCTGGTCGGCGCGGCCCGCCGCGACGCCGTTCCGGCCCAGCCTCGACTGGACGACACGGTCGTCCTCGACGACGTGGTGCGGCCATGAGCGAGGAGCAGGGCTACGACCCCGGCGCTGACTTCGGCCCTCCGCCCCCGGCCGATCTGACCGAGGCCGGGCGCCGCATCGTCGCGCTCGAGGCGGCGCTGGAGTACGTGACCGAGCTGCTGGCCGCGAGCGCCGAGGGAGCGGTCCCCGCAGCCGCCGGCGCGGGCGGTCCCGTTGACGACGAGGAGTGGGAGCCCTACTACGGGTCCTTGGAGGAGTGGGTCACGGACCTGTTCATCGTCGCGTTCCCGCGCAACGTGGGCCAGCAGAACAAGTGGTGCCCGCAGTGGTGGGACCACGCCGAGGCGATCATGCGCCTGGAGGTCCTGTGGCGTAGCTGGGAAGGCGCCCGGCTCGACCCGGTCAACGGCATGGCGGCCTGGATGGCCCAGCAGCTCGACCATCACCTGCCGATCCTCCTCTCCCCGGACGGGCCGTTCGGGCAGTGCACTCCCGACCGCCACCTCGCCTACAAGCCACTGCCAGTGAAGCCCCCGCCCCGCGGCTGGTTCAGGGAGCCGCCCGAGCACGCCGGCGACGTCGCCTGA